The following proteins are co-located in the Agromyces laixinhei genome:
- a CDS encoding SDR family oxidoreductase: protein MRIVVVGASGRIGTGVVAALAVAGHEVVAASRRSGVDAVTGDGLAGALSGADAVIDVTRPTTYVDDEVRTFFESVTENLITVELAEGVAHHLALSVVGCDRVPESGYLSAKAAQERLIAGSGMPYTIVRATQFFEFVPHITDTLTHDGVARVPPGLLQPIAAMDVSVAIAATAVERPLGGIIEAAGPERLPMAEFVQRVIDARGDEVEVVTDPGARYFGTRVLGDELVPGEGARLGEGARLGEGARFGEGARLGEGARFGEGARLGATTFEDWLGAHDLRG, encoded by the coding sequence ATGCGCATCGTCGTGGTCGGGGCCTCCGGTCGAATCGGCACCGGCGTGGTGGCCGCCCTTGCCGTTGCCGGTCATGAGGTCGTTGCCGCATCGCGACGCAGCGGCGTCGACGCGGTCACGGGCGACGGCCTCGCCGGGGCGCTCTCCGGCGCCGATGCGGTCATCGACGTGACCCGCCCGACCACGTACGTCGACGACGAGGTGCGCACGTTCTTCGAGTCGGTGACCGAGAATCTCATCACCGTGGAACTGGCCGAGGGTGTCGCCCACCACCTCGCACTGTCGGTGGTCGGCTGCGACCGCGTGCCCGAGAGCGGCTATCTGAGCGCGAAGGCCGCCCAGGAGCGGCTCATCGCGGGGTCGGGAATGCCGTACACGATCGTTCGGGCGACGCAGTTCTTCGAGTTCGTGCCCCACATCACCGACACGCTCACGCACGACGGCGTCGCGCGGGTTCCTCCTGGCCTGCTGCAACCGATCGCCGCGATGGATGTCTCGGTCGCGATCGCCGCGACGGCCGTCGAACGCCCGCTCGGCGGCATCATCGAGGCGGCCGGGCCCGAACGACTCCCGATGGCCGAGTTCGTGCAGCGCGTGATCGACGCACGCGGAGACGAGGTCGAGGTCGTGACCGATCCGGGCGCCCGGTACTTCGGCACCCGAGTGCTCGGTGACGAACTCGTGCCCGGCGAGGGAGCCCGGCTCGGCGAAGGAGCCCGGCTCGGCGAAGGGGCACGGTTCGGTGAAGGAGCCCGGCTCGGCGAAGGGGCACGGTTCGGCGAAGGGGCCCGGCTCGGCGCGACGACCTTCGAGGACTGGCTCGGTGCGCACGATCTGCGCGGGTGA
- a CDS encoding HNH endonuclease signature motif containing protein, with product MTGITEALEDLRVSLQRVMGFGDPAGWSDDELLAETAAIEAMGRVVDARRVACAGEVGERSRVELGGERLSTRRGCRSAAELLERVTQVSGAEARRRIALGMATRARSGLTGEMMPARFPEVAAALAEGELGADAAATIVRELGATRNVADPAGLQAAEHELVGAAVGSGDSVPVRCTADEVRVQAQVWAHFLDQDGPEPDDERAMRRRAFRFGRARDGLIPVTGELLPEVASGLRRLFDAHLAPQSGGGFMTAEERADLDRSGEQRTADQQRHDVIAAIIETAARSGEHPTIGGSAPTVLVSVRAADVETGRGVAHADGVEIPVSLRAARQLMCTGGTQQVTFDGHGRIIRLGSPERCFTSHQRRAITLRDGGCLIPGCSVPASWCEIHHVIPDVDGGPTHPDNGVLLCWFHHRTIDTSGWGIRMIAGAPQIRPPAWLDPGGRWRVATKSPTRLADLLEQRRPGAA from the coding sequence ATGACCGGAATCACCGAAGCGCTCGAAGACCTGCGGGTTTCGCTTCAGCGCGTGATGGGCTTCGGTGATCCCGCGGGCTGGTCAGACGATGAACTGCTCGCCGAGACCGCGGCGATCGAGGCGATGGGCCGGGTGGTCGACGCGCGACGCGTTGCCTGCGCCGGTGAGGTCGGCGAACGATCACGGGTCGAGCTGGGCGGTGAGCGGTTGTCGACCCGGCGCGGGTGCCGCTCTGCCGCCGAGCTGCTCGAGCGGGTGACGCAGGTCTCGGGCGCCGAGGCGCGGCGGCGCATCGCGCTCGGCATGGCCACCCGCGCCCGCTCCGGGCTGACCGGCGAGATGATGCCGGCACGATTCCCCGAGGTCGCTGCCGCCCTCGCCGAAGGCGAATTGGGAGCAGATGCCGCGGCCACGATCGTGCGAGAACTCGGTGCCACTCGAAACGTCGCCGACCCCGCTGGCCTCCAGGCCGCCGAGCACGAGCTCGTCGGGGCGGCCGTCGGCTCGGGTGACTCCGTACCGGTGCGGTGCACGGCCGATGAGGTCCGGGTGCAAGCGCAGGTGTGGGCGCACTTCCTCGATCAAGACGGCCCCGAGCCCGACGATGAGCGGGCCATGCGTCGGCGTGCTTTCCGGTTCGGCCGGGCTCGCGACGGACTCATCCCGGTCACCGGAGAACTCCTGCCCGAAGTGGCGTCTGGGCTGCGGCGACTCTTCGACGCGCACCTCGCGCCGCAGTCGGGCGGCGGCTTCATGACCGCCGAAGAGCGCGCTGACCTCGACCGAAGCGGCGAGCAGCGAACCGCCGACCAACAGCGCCACGATGTGATCGCCGCGATCATCGAGACCGCTGCCCGCTCGGGAGAGCACCCCACGATCGGCGGGTCGGCGCCCACGGTGCTCGTGAGCGTCCGCGCCGCCGACGTCGAGACCGGTCGAGGCGTCGCGCATGCCGACGGCGTCGAGATTCCGGTGTCGCTGCGAGCAGCCAGGCAACTCATGTGCACCGGCGGCACACAACAGGTCACGTTCGACGGTCACGGTCGAATCATCCGTCTGGGCTCGCCCGAACGCTGCTTCACCTCCCACCAGCGGCGTGCGATCACGCTTCGCGACGGTGGCTGCCTCATTCCGGGGTGCAGCGTGCCCGCATCGTGGTGCGAGATCCACCACGTCATCCCCGACGTCGACGGCGGCCCCACGCACCCCGACAACGGCGTGTTGCTCTGCTGGTTTCATCACCGCACGATCGACACCTCGGGGTGGGGCATCCGCATGATCGCCGGAGCACCGCAGATTCGGCCTCCGGCGTGGCTCGACCCCGGCGGCCGATGGCGCGTCGCCACGAAATCACCGACGAGACTCGCCGATCTGCTCGAACAGCGGCGTCCCGGGGCGGCCTGA
- a CDS encoding ABC-F family ATP-binding cassette domain-containing protein, which translates to MSFIRLNDVSIEFDGRTVVKEAFLKLKQGDRVGLIGKNGTGKTSLLEVVLGRREPSGGTRDVTLGTTIGYFSQFSELDGEQSIQQILSGHFAQVHETQARLDEIGMALAEPMADDAMTRLLTEQGELFERMDHIDGWTYETTIDTVLTRLGFDDERRALAVGRLSGGWRNRAALAQILVQAPDVLLLDEPTNFLDLDGVKWVENWLSSFAGAVLVVSHDRQFLDGVVTRIIELENYRLQEYEGDYSAYVHAKRSRLKMLEKQFAHEEELLAYEQAASAARREAARNPSNAVARRLADIKKRQAPRPIDQIITGIYEGLRVSNDLLTVTGLAKGFNGTPLFDGVSFDLQRGDRVAVLGSNGSGKSTLLDVLTGETEADAGTVRWAKGARFVSYNRVYAELDLEDTVGHAVNAYPDSLAFTATKKSVNRFLAMLQFSEADLKQKIGTLSGGQRARVAIAQCLLSGAAVIVLDEPTNHLDITSTQVMERALTHFPGAVIVVSHDRFFVDKLADRLLVFEGAGRVRETAATGAL; encoded by the coding sequence GTGAGCTTCATCCGACTGAACGACGTGAGCATCGAGTTCGACGGGCGCACGGTCGTGAAAGAGGCGTTCCTGAAGCTCAAGCAGGGCGACCGCGTGGGCCTCATCGGCAAGAACGGCACCGGCAAGACGAGTCTGCTCGAGGTCGTGCTCGGGCGGCGCGAGCCGAGCGGCGGCACCCGCGACGTCACGCTCGGCACCACGATCGGGTATTTCTCGCAGTTCTCCGAGCTCGACGGCGAGCAGAGCATCCAGCAGATCTTGAGTGGGCACTTCGCGCAGGTGCACGAGACGCAGGCCCGCCTCGACGAGATCGGCATGGCGCTCGCCGAGCCGATGGCGGATGACGCGATGACCCGGCTGCTGACCGAGCAGGGCGAGCTCTTCGAGCGCATGGACCACATCGACGGGTGGACCTACGAGACCACGATCGACACGGTGCTGACGAGACTCGGCTTCGACGACGAGCGTCGTGCACTCGCCGTCGGGCGACTGTCGGGCGGATGGCGGAACCGCGCCGCGCTCGCGCAGATCCTCGTGCAGGCGCCCGACGTGCTGCTGCTCGACGAGCCGACGAACTTCCTCGACCTCGACGGCGTGAAGTGGGTCGAGAACTGGCTGTCGTCGTTCGCGGGCGCGGTGCTCGTCGTCTCGCACGACCGGCAGTTTCTCGACGGCGTCGTCACCCGCATCATCGAGCTCGAGAACTATCGCCTGCAGGAATACGAGGGCGACTACTCGGCGTACGTGCACGCGAAGCGGTCGCGACTGAAGATGCTCGAGAAGCAGTTCGCCCACGAAGAGGAGCTGCTGGCCTACGAGCAGGCCGCATCGGCGGCGCGCCGCGAGGCCGCTCGCAACCCCTCGAACGCCGTCGCGCGCCGACTCGCCGACATCAAGAAGCGGCAGGCGCCGCGCCCGATCGACCAGATCATCACGGGCATCTACGAGGGCCTGCGGGTGTCGAACGACCTGTTGACGGTGACCGGGCTGGCGAAGGGATTCAACGGCACTCCGCTCTTCGATGGGGTCTCCTTCGACCTGCAACGCGGCGACCGGGTCGCGGTGCTCGGTTCGAACGGCTCGGGCAAGTCGACCCTGCTCGATGTGCTCACCGGTGAGACCGAAGCGGATGCCGGTACGGTTCGCTGGGCCAAGGGCGCGAGGTTCGTGTCGTACAACCGGGTCTATGCCGAGCTCGACCTCGAAGACACGGTCGGGCACGCGGTCAACGCCTACCCCGACTCGCTCGCGTTCACCGCGACGAAGAAGAGCGTGAATCGGTTCCTCGCCATGCTGCAGTTCTCGGAGGCCGATCTGAAGCAGAAGATCGGCACGCTCTCGGGCGGTCAGCGCGCCCGCGTCGCGATCGCCCAGTGCCTGCTCTCGGGCGCGGCCGTGATCGTGCTCGACGAACCGACGAACCACCTCGACATCACCTCGACGCAGGTCATGGAACGGGCGCTCACCCACTTTCCGGGCGCCGTGATCGTCGTCAGCCACGACCGGTTCTTCGTCGACAAGCTCGCCGACCGGCTGCTCGTGTTCGAGGGCGCCGGACGGGTGCGCGAGACGGCGGCGACCGGGGCGCTCTGA
- a CDS encoding aminoglycoside phosphotransferase family protein has product MTRTTLMTTPGDDELDLLHAVAESSRLHLVEATRVHGEAGPDGFVTGYRVRLADEAGRQIERFVYVTTEPRGGDRDGVLRMRDESGDERAVWVYPNDPRLPALARAVVPSQAREVLESFGPGHVWAHDASGVGSPGGRESELALVVAAYRPGKRAVVRATLGGRRAYLKVVPPGRAERIHARHEVWRAAGIPVPRPLGWTEQGIVGLAEQPGRAASEALDRADPDRLLDGIAALRRRIAQLPSNADARGSLGGRVDWYTRRTAMRDPELEPRLRSIRASVDRLLAETTAERVTIHGDLHLGQLFVDEHDPSRVAGVIDIDTAGTGDPADDDAALWAHLIATATHAAAHAATAGDLVRAERAETLADRARSRWSADGADRADRIAAIAATHLLGHALTGSLPAADAVALAEGLVQR; this is encoded by the coding sequence ATGACACGGACGACCCTGATGACGACGCCGGGTGACGACGAGCTCGACCTCCTCCACGCCGTCGCCGAATCGAGCCGCCTGCACCTGGTCGAGGCGACGCGCGTGCACGGCGAGGCCGGCCCTGACGGATTCGTCACCGGCTACCGGGTGCGGCTCGCCGACGAGGCCGGGCGGCAGATCGAGCGCTTCGTCTACGTGACCACGGAACCCCGCGGCGGCGACCGCGACGGCGTGCTGCGCATGCGCGACGAATCCGGCGACGAGCGCGCGGTCTGGGTGTACCCGAACGATCCGCGCCTGCCCGCTCTCGCCCGCGCCGTCGTGCCGTCGCAGGCACGCGAAGTCCTGGAATCGTTCGGCCCGGGTCATGTGTGGGCCCACGACGCATCGGGCGTCGGCTCGCCGGGGGGCCGGGAATCGGAACTCGCCCTCGTCGTCGCGGCCTACCGACCGGGAAAACGGGCGGTGGTGCGCGCGACCCTCGGAGGCCGTCGCGCCTACCTCAAGGTGGTGCCGCCCGGACGTGCCGAACGGATTCACGCCCGGCACGAGGTCTGGCGTGCCGCAGGCATTCCGGTGCCGCGACCGCTCGGCTGGACCGAGCAGGGCATCGTCGGGCTGGCGGAGCAACCCGGTCGCGCAGCGAGCGAAGCCCTCGACCGAGCCGACCCCGATCGGCTGCTCGACGGCATCGCGGCGCTCAGGCGACGTATCGCCCAGTTGCCGAGCAACGCCGATGCGCGCGGCTCATTGGGCGGACGCGTCGACTGGTACACCCGCCGCACCGCGATGCGCGACCCGGAACTCGAGCCTCGGCTCCGGAGCATCCGGGCATCGGTCGACCGGCTCCTGGCAGAGACGACCGCCGAACGCGTCACGATTCACGGCGACCTGCACCTCGGCCAGCTCTTCGTCGACGAGCACGACCCGAGCCGGGTGGCAGGCGTGATCGACATCGACACCGCCGGCACCGGCGACCCCGCAGACGACGATGCGGCGCTCTGGGCTCATCTCATCGCAACCGCGACGCATGCCGCAGCGCATGCGGCGACGGCCGGCGACCTCGTTCGAGCCGAGCGGGCCGAGACGCTCGCCGACCGCGCGCGCAGTCGGTGGAGCGCCGACGGCGCCGACCGCGCGGATCGCATCGCCGCCATCGCGGCCACCCACCTGTTGGGGCACGCGCTCACCGGCTCGCTTCCGGCGGCCGACGCGGTCGCACTGGCGGAGGGGTTGGTCCAACGATGA
- a CDS encoding response regulator transcription factor: MSRILVAEDEAGIARFVERGLRAAGYDVVVAPTGTEALELIRRGAVDLVLLDVGLPGLDGFTVLRRARAEGATVPIVMLTARTATSDTVAGLDGGANDYIPKPFKFDELLARVRSRLRDVDGGAGTTLARGDLQLDLHTRRATVGEATVELSAREFALAEEFLRHPDQVLSREQLLSRVWGVDFDPGSNVVDVYVRYLRGKLGAARIETVRGAGYRLV, from the coding sequence ATGAGCCGCATCCTGGTGGCCGAGGACGAAGCGGGCATCGCCCGGTTCGTCGAGCGCGGGCTGCGCGCCGCGGGGTACGACGTCGTCGTGGCGCCGACCGGCACCGAGGCGCTCGAGCTCATCCGCCGCGGGGCGGTGGATCTCGTACTGCTCGACGTCGGGCTGCCCGGACTCGACGGGTTCACGGTCTTGCGCCGTGCCCGCGCCGAAGGGGCGACCGTGCCGATCGTCATGCTCACCGCGCGCACCGCGACGAGCGACACCGTCGCCGGGCTCGACGGCGGAGCGAACGACTACATTCCGAAGCCGTTCAAGTTCGACGAACTGCTCGCACGGGTGCGTTCACGCCTGCGAGACGTCGACGGCGGAGCGGGAACCACGCTGGCGCGCGGCGACCTGCAGCTCGATCTGCACACGCGCCGGGCGACGGTCGGCGAGGCCACCGTCGAGCTCTCCGCACGGGAGTTCGCCCTCGCAGAGGAGTTCCTGCGGCATCCCGACCAGGTGTTGAGCCGCGAGCAATTGCTGAGCCGGGTCTGGGGCGTCGACTTCGACCCCGGCAGCAATGTGGTCGACGTGTATGTGCGTTACCTTCGCGGCAAGCTCGGCGCCGCGCGCATCGAGACGGTGCGCGGCGCAGGCTATCGGCTCGTCTGA
- a CDS encoding sensor histidine kinase produces MGLGSVRARILVSIIAVSFLGLTVAGGAAYLVQRDRITAAVDARLLQRVESARAVVGGAGAGADAGATGSDSQSTDGAGVPAVPSGDGFATTRGALHGVLERVVPGRFEGALGIVDGRAAFVPGVESDLRLDAVPGFVERVATESADDDAVRIGTFAESGHWFRYVAAPVGVAGDPQRGVYVDAIDLDGALADLNAAFVTYAAIAAGAVVAVGLAGWFVAGRLLEPVRRLRSTASRITVNALDERIPVHGRDEVSRLTETVNGMLDRLDDSISSQRRLLDDVRHELKTPITIVRGHLELLDPADVDEVRATRDLAIGELDRMVELVDRIELLAEVPADSPVMEPVDVAELTRTVHAKSSVMPGHDWRLAATADVTVVLDPRRITQAWLQLVDNAAKYSDDGTQVRIGSTRGDGVVQLWVDDEGPGIPPGAEARIFQRFGRVHAGRGIRGSGLGLPIVEAIAGSHGGRVEVSSSSAGSRFSIVVPIDGGAGRAPAEGEENG; encoded by the coding sequence ATGGGTCTCGGTTCGGTGCGTGCGCGGATCCTCGTGTCGATCATCGCCGTCTCCTTCCTCGGCCTGACCGTGGCGGGAGGGGCCGCCTATCTCGTGCAGCGTGATCGCATCACCGCCGCCGTCGATGCCCGCTTGCTGCAGCGGGTCGAGAGTGCGCGGGCCGTCGTCGGCGGTGCGGGTGCCGGTGCCGACGCCGGCGCGACGGGATCCGACTCCCAGTCGACCGATGGCGCCGGCGTGCCGGCCGTGCCCTCGGGTGACGGTTTCGCGACGACTCGCGGCGCACTGCACGGCGTGCTCGAACGCGTCGTGCCGGGCCGATTCGAGGGAGCGCTCGGCATCGTCGACGGGCGTGCGGCCTTCGTGCCCGGGGTCGAGAGCGACCTTCGGCTCGATGCGGTGCCGGGGTTCGTCGAGCGAGTGGCGACCGAGAGCGCCGACGACGACGCGGTGCGGATCGGCACGTTCGCCGAATCGGGGCACTGGTTCCGGTACGTCGCTGCGCCCGTCGGGGTCGCCGGTGATCCCCAGCGCGGCGTCTACGTCGACGCGATCGACCTCGACGGCGCGCTCGCCGATCTCAACGCGGCGTTCGTCACCTACGCCGCCATCGCCGCCGGTGCGGTCGTCGCCGTCGGCCTCGCCGGATGGTTCGTGGCCGGCCGCCTGCTCGAGCCGGTTCGCCGCTTGCGATCGACGGCATCGCGGATCACGGTCAACGCCCTCGACGAGCGGATTCCGGTGCACGGGCGCGACGAGGTCAGCCGCCTCACCGAGACGGTCAACGGCATGCTCGACCGGCTCGACGACTCGATCTCGAGCCAACGGCGCCTGCTCGACGACGTGCGGCACGAGCTCAAGACCCCGATCACGATCGTGCGCGGTCACCTCGAACTGCTCGACCCGGCCGATGTCGACGAGGTCCGCGCGACCCGTGACCTCGCGATCGGCGAGCTCGATCGCATGGTCGAACTCGTCGACCGGATCGAGCTGCTCGCCGAGGTTCCGGCGGATTCGCCGGTGATGGAGCCGGTCGACGTCGCCGAACTGACCCGAACCGTGCATGCGAAGTCGAGCGTCATGCCGGGCCACGACTGGCGACTCGCCGCAACGGCCGACGTCACGGTCGTGCTCGATCCGCGGCGGATCACGCAGGCGTGGCTGCAACTCGTCGACAACGCCGCGAAGTACTCCGACGACGGCACGCAGGTGCGCATCGGCAGCACGCGCGGCGACGGGGTGGTGCAACTGTGGGTCGACGATGAGGGACCCGGCATTCCGCCGGGTGCCGAGGCGCGCATCTTCCAGCGGTTCGGTCGAGTGCACGCGGGCCGCGGCATCCGTGGATCTGGACTCGGTCTGCCGATCGTCGAGGCGATCGCAGGCTCGCACGGCGGCCGGGTCGAGGTGTCGAGTTCGAGCGCCGGCTCGCGGTTCTCGATCGTCGTTCCGATCGACGGAGGTGCCGGGCGCGCTCCGGCCGAGGGGGAGGAGAACGGATGA
- the ectB gene encoding diaminobutyrate--2-oxoglutarate transaminase → MSDAANLDVFDRRESEVRGYVRAFPTVFDRASGSTLVDANGREYLDFFAGAGVLNYGHNNPVLTRALIEYLERGGIIHGLDMATSAKRAFIEAFERLVLEPRGLDHKLQFTGPTGANAVEAALKVARQATGRSTVVAFTNAFHGLSLGALAATGNGHYRDAAGTPLDNVARLPYDGYLGVDVDTLDLFEKMLDDPGSGLDLPAAVIVEAVQGEGGINVASIPWLQRLRAMTAERGILLILDEIQSGIGRTGTFFAFEAAGIVPDIVTVSKSISGSGLPMSLVLLRPEVDVWKPGAHTGTFRGNNLAFVSARVALETYWADTAFTDGVAAKSELLRTELERIAAEHPELGFAPRGRGLMYGLACDADRTLAGRISKEAFARGLVIETSGAFDEVLKFLPALTITEDELRAGLAIVRESLDTVLAG, encoded by the coding sequence ATGAGCGACGCCGCGAATCTCGACGTCTTCGACCGCCGCGAGTCGGAAGTCCGCGGATACGTCCGCGCATTCCCCACGGTCTTCGACCGTGCGAGCGGTTCGACCCTCGTCGACGCCAACGGCCGCGAGTACCTCGACTTCTTCGCGGGCGCCGGCGTGCTGAACTACGGGCACAACAACCCCGTGTTAACCCGGGCGCTCATCGAGTACCTCGAGCGCGGCGGAATCATCCACGGCCTCGACATGGCGACCTCGGCCAAGCGCGCGTTCATCGAGGCGTTCGAACGTCTCGTGCTCGAGCCTCGCGGGCTCGACCACAAGCTGCAGTTCACGGGCCCGACCGGCGCGAACGCGGTCGAGGCGGCACTCAAGGTCGCCCGCCAGGCCACCGGCCGCTCGACCGTCGTCGCCTTCACCAACGCCTTCCACGGCCTCAGCCTCGGCGCACTCGCCGCAACCGGCAACGGACACTATCGGGATGCCGCGGGCACGCCGCTCGACAACGTGGCACGCCTGCCCTACGACGGGTACCTCGGCGTCGACGTCGACACGCTCGACCTGTTCGAGAAGATGCTCGACGACCCGGGATCGGGACTCGACCTGCCCGCTGCCGTCATCGTCGAGGCGGTGCAGGGCGAGGGCGGCATCAATGTCGCGAGCATCCCGTGGCTGCAGCGACTGCGCGCGATGACCGCCGAACGCGGCATCCTGCTCATCCTCGACGAGATCCAGTCGGGCATCGGACGCACCGGCACCTTCTTCGCCTTCGAGGCCGCCGGCATCGTGCCCGACATCGTGACGGTGTCGAAGTCGATCTCGGGCTCGGGCCTGCCGATGTCGCTCGTGCTGCTGCGCCCCGAGGTCGACGTGTGGAAGCCGGGCGCCCACACCGGCACGTTCCGCGGCAACAACCTCGCATTCGTCTCGGCGCGCGTCGCCCTCGAGACGTACTGGGCCGACACCGCATTCACCGACGGCGTCGCCGCGAAGTCTGAGCTGCTCCGCACCGAACTCGAGCGGATCGCCGCCGAGCACCCTGAACTCGGCTTCGCCCCGCGCGGCCGCGGGCTCATGTACGGCCTGGCATGCGACGCAGACCGCACGCTCGCGGGTCGAATCTCGAAGGAGGCGTTCGCACGGGGCCTCGTCATCGAGACCTCGGGCGCATTCGACGAGGTGCTGAAGTTCCTGCCTGCGCTCACGATCACCGAAGACGAGTTGCGCGCCGGTCTCGCGATCGTGCGCGAGAGCCTCGACACGGTGCTCGCTGGCTGA
- a CDS encoding bifunctional nuclease family protein produces the protein MIQVRVLDVALDGAGQCIVLLKPVLEEHGAGRLLPVWIGAQEATSILLAVEGREAPRPLSHDLITTLFGALGARVEQVEVTRIADGTFYAELTLTTPTGLQILDSRPSDAIALALRAEAPIWVADEVFDEAGIPAEMVEAEAEAEAEAEAGAGAEAGAGASAGEASAEEKLDEFKRFLDEVDPEDFQG, from the coding sequence ATGATCCAGGTGCGCGTTCTCGATGTCGCCCTCGATGGTGCGGGCCAGTGCATCGTCCTCTTGAAGCCGGTGCTCGAGGAGCACGGCGCCGGGCGGCTGCTCCCGGTCTGGATCGGCGCCCAGGAGGCCACATCCATACTGCTCGCCGTCGAGGGTCGCGAGGCGCCGCGGCCGTTGTCGCATGACCTCATCACGACGCTGTTCGGCGCCTTGGGGGCGAGGGTGGAGCAAGTGGAGGTGACCCGCATCGCAGACGGAACGTTCTACGCCGAGCTGACCCTGACGACACCGACCGGCCTGCAGATCCTCGACTCACGGCCGTCGGACGCCATCGCGCTCGCCCTGCGAGCCGAAGCGCCCATCTGGGTCGCCGACGAGGTGTTCGACGAAGCGGGCATCCCCGCCGAGATGGTCGAAGCCGAAGCCGAAGCCGAAGCCGAAGCCGAAGCCGGGGCCGGGGCCGAAGCCGGCGCCGGGGCTTCGGCCGGCGAGGCGAGTGCCGAAGAGAAGCTCGACGAGTTCAAGCGGTTCCTCGACGAGGTCGACCCGGAGGACTTCCAGGGCTGA
- a CDS encoding DsbA family protein, producing MSSNTPAPKPVHPLAHRLRRARILNVVLGAVAAFLLVIVIAQSIPGATQEPAAGAQQGQTPATEGGAGAGANATEEIATRDPDDPFAIGDVDAPVVLVEWADFRCPFCAVVTNQTLPTIFEEYVDTGLVRYEFRDVAFFGEESVDAAVAARAAGEQGRFPEYLEALFAAAPEKGHPDMPREKLIGFATTAGVPDLAKFEQDLDRADLHDAVLASTDAAQKLGVTSVPFFVAGDQVIAGAQPIENFRALLDEQLAAAGE from the coding sequence ATGTCCTCGAACACTCCTGCACCGAAACCCGTCCACCCGCTTGCGCACCGGCTCCGCCGCGCGCGCATCCTGAACGTCGTGCTCGGCGCCGTCGCGGCGTTCCTGCTCGTCATCGTGATCGCGCAGTCGATACCGGGTGCCACGCAGGAACCGGCGGCCGGCGCGCAGCAGGGTCAGACGCCCGCGACGGAGGGCGGCGCGGGTGCAGGCGCGAACGCAACCGAGGAGATCGCAACGCGCGACCCCGACGATCCCTTCGCGATCGGCGATGTCGACGCACCCGTCGTGCTCGTCGAGTGGGCCGACTTCCGCTGCCCGTTCTGCGCTGTCGTCACGAACCAGACGCTGCCGACGATCTTCGAGGAATACGTCGACACGGGCCTCGTGCGCTACGAGTTCCGCGATGTCGCGTTCTTCGGCGAGGAGTCGGTCGACGCCGCCGTGGCCGCCCGTGCCGCCGGCGAACAAGGTCGGTTCCCCGAGTATCTCGAGGCGCTCTTCGCCGCGGCACCCGAGAAGGGCCACCCCGACATGCCGCGCGAGAAGCTCATCGGCTTCGCTACGACGGCCGGCGTACCCGACCTTGCGAAGTTCGAGCAGGATCTCGACCGCGCCGACCTGCACGACGCGGTGCTCGCGAGCACCGACGCGGCACAGAAGCTCGGCGTCACGAGCGTGCCGTTCTTCGTCGCCGGCGACCAGGTCATCGCCGGTGCACAGCCGATCGAGAACTTCCGCGCCCTCCTCGACGAGCAGTTGGCCGCGGCGGGCGAGTGA